The window AGGCACCGCTTCGCTGTGGCGAGGGCCCTCGTTGTCCCATGCGAAGGCGGCCGCCTGCCGATCGGTCCCTAGCGTGGCGCCTCCGGGACCAATCTCGATCCAGCGCGGCCGCGGAGCCGCGCCCCCGACGGCTGTCTGGTAACCCTCCGGTGCCCGCTTCAGTGCAAAGGGAAGGCGATGCAGCATGTACAGCAGCGTCTCCTGATGCATGACCTCGTGCTCGAGTATCACGAAGGCCGCCTCGGCCCGGTCGAGCAGCGGGTGCCCGGGGCGCTCGATGTCTGCATGCATCAGCGCCTCAATCACGCGCGCATCCGCCGCCTCGGTGAACTGGACCACCGCGCGGCGGCTCGGCCATAGCTCGCGATGGCGCGCCGCATCGAGCCCGGCCGCCTGATCGGTCGGTGGGTCGATGCCGCGCGCAAACAGGGCTTCCATCCCGGTATCGATGCCGGTCTCGCCGAGGCCACGCTTCACCAGCGTGTTCAGGCTGAACGTCGGAATATGGCCTTCGTAGAATATGAAAGGATGGCGCAGCGCGATGGGCTGGCTGTAGTGCGTGTCCTCTTGCGTGAGCAGATCGAAAAGGAGACGGGATCGCTCACGGTTGCGACGGTACCAGGCGACGAGCCGATCCCGATCAATGAGCCTGCCTGGCGCATGCCGGCGCGGCTTTTCCCAGGACGCGATCTGAGGCATGGCGATCTGTCCTTCTGAAGATGGCAGGACCGGGAATGTCTCTTGTCTGGCTCGCTTCAAAGCCTACCATCGAACCGGGAGGGGAATCCAGGTGCGCGATTCGCGCGCTGCCTGACGGGGAAAGAGATGGAAAAGGCCTGACGGTTCAGGCGGGTGCCGGGATCCTGCGGAGCGAGCGGGAAGCGGTCCCTCCTAGGACTCGGTCGTGCCTCCGTGCTTCCGCATGACCTCCTCGAGCGATTCGAGGGTGAACTTGTTCAATCCAACGACATAAGCCTTGTCACGCAGCTGCGGCGGAACGATCTGAAGGGCCTCTTCCTTGCTGAGCGCTTCGACGATCATCCATGCCCTGTGGTCGCCGTCAAAGCAGCCCCAGTCGGCCTGGGCCAGATACTGGGACCCGGTTCCGAGGAAGACGCGGACCACTTTCGCGCAGGCAAATATGTCGGGATCGTGGGGTACCTGGACGAGAAATCGCTGCATTTCGCGTAGTCTCCCGGTGAGCGGAGACTGCAGGATAGCAGATCGCTTCCCCGCGATTCCAGCGAATTCCTTGGCCCGGAACGCTACCCCTCGGCGGAGGTCGGACGCAGGCGAATCTCGATGCGGCGGTTCTTGGCCCGCCCCTCCGGCGTCTTGTTGGAGGCGACCGGCTGGACGTCGGCTTTGGATTCCGCGAGCAGCCGCTTGGTGGAGATTCCGGAGTGGTCGAACAGACGCACGACGCTGGCCGCACGCGCACCGGCCAGCTCCCAGTTGGTCGGATACTTCTCGATGAGAGCCGGGCCGATCGGCTTGTTGTCGGTGTGCCCGACGACAACGATCTGGTGCGGCGTCTTCTTGAGCTCGGTGGCGACCCGCTCCAGGACTTCGACGCCGTTCTGGTCCAGCGCGGCGGAGCCCGAGTCGAACAGAATGTCCTGGGAGACGTTGACGCGCAGTCCGTCGCGCAGCTGCTGGACCTCGATCTGTCCGGCCTTCAGCTCCTTCTTGAGGCTGGCGACGAGACCGTCGTAGGTTGCCTGCAGCTTGGCGGCCTCATCCTCGCGCTCCTTCAGCTTCGAGCCGAGCTCCTCTCCCTCCGTCTGCAGGGTCGCTACCTTCGCTTCGAGGACGCTCTTCTCGTTCGCGAGCGCGGTTTTCTCCTGGGTGAGCGTTTCGCGGACGGCTTTCGCTCCCTCGATCTTGCTGCGGAGCTGCTCGTAGCGCGTCTCGCAGAGATCCCTCTCCTGCTTCGTCTCGGTGTACTGGGCCCTGGAAACACACGCGGTCGAAGACATGGCGATCGCGGCGGCGAGCAGGGTCCATGCCCGAACGTGCGAGGCGCCCGGCATCCGCTGTGAACCTTTCTTGGAATCGAGCATCGAATCCCCCCCTTCCATCCAGGCACGGGAGCGGGGCCGGTGACCGGAAAGCGGTCCCCGCGACCAATCGACTCAGGGAATTTAGGGACCGCGCGCCCTTCGGGCAAGAAGGCTCCAGCAGCACCTGCTGCGCGTCAAGGAGCCGGCGCCGGATCGTCTGGCTCGTGTTGCAAACCTGTGCAGCTCGCGACCTCCCCGGCTGAGCCGGTCAGAGGACCGTGCCGTCGCCGGAATGCCTTATTCGTAGCGCAGGGCCGTTACCGGGTCGATCCGCGTGGCGCGGCGCGCCGGAAGGTAGCAGGCCGCGGCGCCGACCATGCAGAGGAGCAAGGCAACGGCGAGGAAGACGGAGGGTTCGGTGGGAGAGATCTCGAAAAGCAGGCTGCGCAGGAACCGGGTCAAGGCAAGCGCGCCCGCGATGCCGATGAAGACTCCCGACAGCAGGAGCGCCATCCCTTCACCGAGCGTCAGCCGCAGCACGTCCCGCGGCAGGGCGCCGAGCGCCATGCGCGTGCCGATCTCCTGCGTCCGCTGCGTCACGCCGAAGGAGGCGACACCGTAGATTCCCATCGCCGCCAGCAGCAGGGCCGTTGCCGCGAAGAAGCCCAGCAGGATCATCGTGAAGCGGGGATGCGCCACCGACGCTTCGATGACGCCGTCGATCGATCGGACATCGGTAATGAGCACGTCCGGGGTCACGGACCAGACGGCCTTGCGGACCGTGTCGGCCGCGACGGTCGGATCCCCTGCGGTGCGCACCGCCAGGGACATCCCGTAATCGACGAAGTTCCATTGCTCCTCGGGCGCATAGAACTGCAGGCGGTGTCCGTCGTCCAGCCCCGAATGATGGATGTCGCCGACCACGCCGACCACCCTCCTCCAGGGCGCATCGGGGCCGCCGACGCGGATGAGCTTGTCGATCGGGTCTTCACCGGCCCAGATCTCGCGCGCCAGGCTTTCGTTGACCAGGACGACCTTCCCGGATAGGGCACTGTCCTGCTCGGTCAGGGTTCTCCCCCGCCGCAAGGGAATCTGCATCGCTTCGAGGTAGCCCGGCGTCACGGCGTAACGATCGGCCGCGGGCGCCTTCTCGGGATTGGCGAGCGGCTTGTCCTG of the Candidatus Polarisedimenticolia bacterium genome contains:
- a CDS encoding DinB family protein encodes the protein MPQIASWEKPRRHAPGRLIDRDRLVAWYRRNRERSRLLFDLLTQEDTHYSQPIALRHPFIFYEGHIPTFSLNTLVKRGLGETGIDTGMEALFARGIDPPTDQAAGLDAARHRELWPSRRAVVQFTEAADARVIEALMHADIERPGHPLLDRAEAAFVILEHEVMHQETLLYMLHRLPFALKRAPEGYQTAVGGAAPRPRWIEIGPGGATLGTDRQAAAFAWDNEGPRHSEAVP
- a CDS encoding OmpA family protein, producing MLDSKKGSQRMPGASHVRAWTLLAAAIAMSSTACVSRAQYTETKQERDLCETRYEQLRSKIEGAKAVRETLTQEKTALANEKSVLEAKVATLQTEGEELGSKLKEREDEAAKLQATYDGLVASLKKELKAGQIEVQQLRDGLRVNVSQDILFDSGSAALDQNGVEVLERVATELKKTPHQIVVVGHTDNKPIGPALIEKYPTNWELAGARAASVVRLFDHSGISTKRLLAESKADVQPVASNKTPEGRAKNRRIEIRLRPTSAEG